The following are encoded together in the Lactuca sativa cultivar Salinas chromosome 1, Lsat_Salinas_v11, whole genome shotgun sequence genome:
- the LOC111901831 gene encoding uncharacterized protein LOC111901831, whose protein sequence is MDANSSHASVNPPTTTTPTTNTRSDANTTSVSANKDLSENDDEQDDTPQPKVKKRKFVSSSNVRGPIDDVYKPDHGKGKQTTLNKNNPIKEKLKKVARKKIAVWAYSVGLPFNAVRDEGFQDAINAIGEYGRGMPAPSYHNMRVTLLKDVLEDTHKSLINFLVNCPTGTVFLKSIDASEHIHNAEYIVKKVNEVIAEVGEENVVQFITDNGSNYKAAGKILEEQHPKLFWTPCAAHCVNLIVQDIGKKEATIITALNEARAIVVYIYNYGRILNMMRKLTKNRELHMSCVTRFATQFYTLQSVRENRHHLQVLFVSEQWRKSDFAKKARGKRVEKIVSKQSFWDGVYLACQIYAPLVDIVRLVNTEERPCMGYIYDAMSRAQDQISKILNDGNNDKKRLAGRILSIIQTRCNDQLLHPLHAAGCFLNPAIFHGDKSKEYEANKQIMTGLYVAIDRLVPDEDENDTLRQELNLYIDLSGQFGSPAAKRSMTKVAPYIWWRSYGIDTPILRKFVITVLSQTCRASPCERNWSTFDNLHSKKRNCLLQQKLNELVFIQYNTRLQKRFMSLQNKSLDPILLRDVEENDDWTIPTEDELQDFVDDGDDLLWSDVQEAMGVNVDAQPNIRSKRERYRDDDGDDITDVGNDLDEEVNALDDVDSEAEPVPCD, encoded by the exons ATGGATGCTAATTCTTCACATGCTTCTGTGAATCCGCCCACCACCACCACTCCTACTACTAATACGAGATCAGATGCCAATACAACTAGTGTAAGTGCAAATAAAG ACCTTTCTGAAAATGATGATGAGCAAGACGATACCCCACAACCAAAAGTTAAAAAAAGAAAGTTTGTAAGTTCTAGTAATGTACGGGGTCCTATTGATGATGTTTATAAGCCGGATCATGGAAAAGGAAAGCAAACTACATTGAATAAGAATAATCCAATTAAAGAGAAGTTGAAGAAGGTAGCTCGGAAAAAGATTGCGGTTTGGGCTTACTCGGTAGGCTTACCTTTCAATGCCGTACGTGATGAAGGTTTCCAAGATGCGATCAATGCCATTGGAGAATATGGAAGAG GCATGCCGGCTCCAAGTTATCATAATATGCGGGTGACATTGTTAAAGGACGTGTTAGAAGATACCCACAA ATCTTTGATCAATTTTTTAGTCAATTGTCCTACTGGTACAGTTTTTCTAAAGTCGATTGATGCATCAGAGCATATACATAATGCTGAATATATTGTGAAGAAGGTAAATGAGGTGATAGCAGAAGTTGGAGAGGAAAACGTTGTGCAG TTTATTACAGACAACGGTTCAAACTACAAAGCTGCAGGAAAGATTTTGGAAGAACAACATCCAAAATTATTTTGGACTCCATGTGCAGCACATTGTGTGAATCTCATTGTACAAGATATTGGGAAGAAAGAAGCAACAATCATTACCGCTTTGAATGAAGCAAGAGCTATTGTGGTTTATATTTATAACTATGGAAGGATTCTCAATATGATGAGAAAGTTGACAAAGAATAGAGAGTTGCACATGTCTTGTGTAACTAGATTTGCTACCCAATTTTACACCTTACAGAGTGTCCGTGAGAATCGACACCATCTCCAAGTTTTGTTTGTATCTGAGCAATGGAGAAAAAGTGATTTTGCAAAGAAAGCTCGTGGAAAGAGAGTTGAGAAGATAGTATCAAAGCAATCTTTTTGGGATGGTGTATATTTAGCTTGCCAAATATATGCTCCATTGGTGGATATTGTTCGTTTGGTTAACACAGAAGAAAGACCGTGCATGGGGTACATATATGATGCGATGAGTCGAGCACAAGATCAAATAAGCAAAATTCTAAATGATGGGAATAATGACAAAAAAAGACTGGCAGGTAGAATTTTGTCTATCATTCAAACAAGATGTAACGACCAACTTCTTCATCCCTTACATGCAG CTGGGTGTTTCCTTAATCCTGCAATTTTTCATGGAGATAAGTCAAAGGAATATGAGGCCAATAAACAGATTATGACCGGACTTTATGTTGCTATTGACCGTCTTGTTCCCGATGAAGAtgaaaatgatactttgagacaAGAATTGAATCTCTACATTGATTTAAGTGGACAATTTGGATCCCCAGCTGCTAAAAGGAGTATGACAAAAGTTGCACCGT ATATATGGTGGCGTTCTTATGGGATAGATACACCTATCTTACGAAAGTTTGTTATCACGGTTCTTAGTCAAACTTGTAGGGCTTCACCTTGTGAACGAAATTGGAGTACATTTGACAAC CTACATTCTAAGAAAAGAAATTGTCTTTTGCAACAAAAACTAAATGAACTTGTATTCATCCAATACAACACAAGGTTGCAAAAGCGCTTCATGTCTTTACAAAACAAATCTTTGGATCCTATTTTGCTACGAGATGTTGAGGAGAATGATGATTGGACAATACCAACAGAAGATGAGCTTCAAGACTTTGTGGATGATGGTGATGACCTTCTTTGGTCAGATGTGCAAGAAGCAATGGGAGTGAATGTAGACGCTCAACCAAATATTAGGAGCAAACGAGAGCGTTATAGAGACGATGATGGTGATGATATTACAGATGTGGGGAACGATCTTGATGAAGAAGTGAATGCTTTGGATGATGTTGACTCGGAAGCCGAACCCGTGCCATGCGATTAA